TTTCTGCATCAACCCACTTTCTTGTGGTTTTGTCATTGTCTTAGTTGGTGTACTAGTGCATGTGGGAGGTGAGTTTACAATTTCTTCTAGGTTGGTCGATGTTGCTGTCAAGGCCATTCTACCGTTCTTCATCTGTCCTGGTTTTTACTCTGTTAGAAAGACCATGTGATGGCAGAGAAGTCGATGGTAAGAAAGTCTCCTTCCCATTCTCCTGTCGTTGTTTCTTCGTCCCCTTGGACAGTGCCTCCATCAGGGGTATCTGCCAGAGTAGATATGTCATCAGGAGCAACAGGCATGTCACTCCTCCCTATCCCTGGACTCTGGATATTCAGATGCTCCTTTATCCGCCTCTCCTTCGGCTTCTTCCTAGCTCCTTCCTGGCTCGTCGACCTCCTCTGCTCCCGTTCCCTTCGGACACCCGCCTGGTGTATCAGCATCCTCATGGCTCGATGATAGCCGCCTCCTCCCCGCTCCGTAGGGACCCTCTCGCCTTGGCTTGTtccacttcctccggaacactcggATGTAGTCCTGGTCCCCTGGGATCACCGGACGTGGAACCTCTGGTCCTGGTTCAGGCTGTTTCCATGAGGTTTTCAAActcagagacttatggcctctgttctatgattaCACCATCTTATTTCTATCTCGAAATCACACAACAAAATGctattccagctgaagctggtgaCTTCCTTCACTTCAGCTGAGGTGCTTTTAGTTTTTCCACTTTCTCCTGCTGGTTCCTAAGAGAGTGAAAGAGCATAAGACTTGCAAAGCaacgaaaaacacaaaacataacaGTAATTTATGCATAAGTATATTCATGAAACCCGAAGTCTGAGAACATGACAATTCTATGcatccaggatacttttctgctggactccacaaaaataaaagccctaaacaagcttcctcatgctttcgcccagtcttcccctttcggccccaggttctgagaggtgttcccaagccATGTCATTTTAACTTTTTTATTGCCACTTAACAGGCACATCACCTGATAGGCAAGTGCGTATCCCTTATCAACGTTACATCCTCTTGAGGTAACTcagcactgtatatgctttcacatTAATCCCTTCAACATGTTGTTTAGAGTACAATTACCCTAACATCTATCCTTTTCATATGATGCATTAACCAATAGAACAAGTATCTCCTAGACTTAACCCATCTGCATGTATGTCTACAGTGgactctagtctctctctctcttcagctccgcttcctctgtcatggtgtttttaagctcacccattatgtagctggaccttacttcttgTGAGAATTATGCACCCACCGAAGAGAGACATGACGATCTTTACCACTGCTGTAAGGAGTACCGTATGTGTGGACCAGACCAAATCTATCCCAACACCCCCTCCTGGTGTATCTGGATGTTCACTCAATCTCCAGAATTCAGCCTTTGGTTATCTCTGTTTTCACCTGAGAATACACACTGCAACACATGGGTTATTTTCTGACAACATCATTTGTGACATTTGAATAACCGCATCCCCTGTACTCCCATCAGTCTCCCAGTTACCAGTTACCAATCCATGTGGCATGAATCTTCATATATTGATATCCCAACAATGCTACTAAAGTGACCCCTGCTACTACTAACATGGCCCATGCCTATAATCCCCTTCAATTGCGATCCCTTCGGCAACTGCCGTGAGAATAACTACTGCCTGTAATCTATCAAGTATTCGCCGGCTGTTAGAAATTGGGAAAGAGATTAATGAGTTGGAAGAATATTCAACCTACATATCCTTCcatctaaccaataacacacATGTCATTACTCCTAATTTACTACCACAGTTAGAAACATACTAAAACATTCTCAAATCAATTTAGTCAATATACATCAATCCCTCCTTTGGAACAAAGATCACTTATGTTTCACAAAACCTAAAAACATATTGACCTAACaagaaaagagaaaaataaatgttaaaataaatacatgtttaatAACTTCCCACTACTCGTAATGTAACTAAAACTGGGGAAAAACGTCCATCCGTTACGTGCCCATGTTATGCTGGTCTCCATGCTGTCTCCATCTCCATCGTTGGGTGTTATTACAAAACACAGACTAATAACCTTATATGCAATTACTTGTATTCTATCACCCAGACACCTCTTTTTATCAATACAATGTAACATAATGACATaataaaacaaaagaaacaagaaccaaacaaaaaacaaaaacctttATGTTAACCAAAGCATTCATCCAATAAATTCTAACCCCCCTAGCAAAGGATACTTACAGATAAGGTTTCCAGGGCTTCCATAGACCTAATAAatctaaacagttctatatccaaaACATaactaaaacattttataaatgatccaacccaaatttagaataacagtccttagtgcTTACTATAACTCACATTCAAACTTCTCAATTTAGCACACATCATCCCTATTAAATgtacatttataaaaataaaacaagtaatAACTTATCATCACAGCCCCCTCGGTCCCTGTTTTCCTGTCATAAGTGGCCTAGTAATGAAACATCAGTAACTCAATGCATACTTTAGTCCAAAATGTTGGCAGTGTGTAGACTCAGAAGTGCCAAAAAGTCACTGTTGAATTGCACACCCTTATTGCCCTTTTTCCAGACGGTTAGGGAGGGCTTTGAGGTTCACACACACTGTTTGTGGTCATTTTTCCTACCATGCATTAAGACACAATCTGATGTCACCTTCCATGATAACTTGTTTATTCTACTGGTGACCTCTCAGGACGAGTTACAGATCATGAAGTTATCAACATAACCCCtcgcagaaacccacactccagTATCCCAATCCTGCGAATTTTGTATCGAAAcataaacaaaaaatgtaatcatCAATACATATATCACAATCCATTTGGAGTAACTGTCATCCCTTGTTAACATATATTTTCCCTTCTATATGCAGACTGAACAAAGTACATTTGTAtatttacccaaagaccataaccccagggAACTGGTAATTTTCCCTTTGAACACGTGATTCAAAAACAACATGTTAAATCAAACATATTTGACTTACTAGTCAGCTTAGATTACAACTCCTTATAATTTCCTAATGAAATAATAGAATTTCAAAGTAATGGTACGATTTGAATAGAGACTGGTGTTTTTCATTCATTTTATAATTTAATCCCACCTGTTTTGATCACTTTCCAATGAGATTGATCAGGTCTCATGGGAAAGTAATCAACACCTATTAAAAtatttcctctccctcttctttcccAGACCTTCTGAAATCATTTAAAACCTTTCAAAAACATTTCCATCCATCTGTATACCCAGTTTAAAAATGAATTGAAGACTCCAAAAAGAAAAACTCACAGTATCAATACCACTAACCCATATTCATAACCAGTAAATGGTGTGTGCGtgctggtgtatgtgtgtgttaaacCATAAGTCAaaaagaaacagaaacagaaatggCCAGGCATTACCATGCTTTATTTAGCATGCACTAGTCACAATACACACCCATATTATATTACATGATTGGTCTCTTACTGTCATAATCATGTACAAATATTCTGGTATTGCTAATAGAACAATTTCCAATCAACGCATTTAATAGCTGTTTCACCTTTAGATTTTTTCTGTTAACCATTCTAAATGTAATACTTTTTCCTGTCGCAAATGTAGTCAATTTCTCAGCTGAAGAAATCTGTGATATTTGATCCTAGGCATCAAATAGAAAGTTGTTTTAGACATGGTCTCTATGTCTACCTTAATTAACTTATTGGACTTCCATTTTTCCTGGAAGCAAGAATTCTATTCAAGACCCATCAGATAATACAGTGTTCCATTAAGTGGAATTGACCCCATTTTAAAATAAACAATCCCAGAACCCCTGTCCAGTAATCCTATCAGTTTAACCTGTTGCATTAGTTTAGTCAAATACAAAACTGTTGTTTAACAAATGTAGAACCTTCAAAGAGTTGGTGCTGTCTTATCAGCTTGGCAGTCAATACTTATTTCATTCTGCTTGTATTGCTGGACACTGCTCCACGTAATGGACACAGATTATAATTTTATAATACATTAGCTTCCTGCTCAAATTCACTGGAGTTACCTAACTATAAAACCAAGCAACAATAATCAAAAACTGTCAAAGAATGTTTCTCATACTTCTACTTCAAATGTCCCACTACCTGCTTGCTTTCAACCGTAGCAAGGTTCGATCCCTCTACTTATCCTTTAACCTTGTATTGAATCCTCAGCTTTTCAAATTACCAAAATATTGCATCGTTAGTGCTATAAAAAAGGTACTAATAACATATTACCATTCACATACTGTCAATACATCAAGTAAAGATCACACCATACCGCTTCACATGAACCTGGCCTCGCTTCACCTCTATGGGGTCGAAGTAATCTATGCCCACATGGGTGAAAGGCGGCAAATCAGGTGACACTCGATCTTGTGGAAGGTCGGCCATCTTCTGTCCTCCAGCTCTAGCTTGCATCCGCCTGCAGAAGACACAGCTCTTAAGGATCTTCCTTGCTAAGGAGTTGGCACAGGGTATCCAATATCGCTGGCGAAGTCTAGAAAGCATGTGACCTCTCCCAGAGTGGCCAACCTGCTCATGGATGTGGAGTAAGATCAGTCTGGAGATGTAGGAGTCTTTGGGCAGGATCATAGGATTCTTTAGTTCCGTAGGCATAGCAGCTTTGCTTAACCTTCCTCCCACTCTCAGAATGCCATTGTCAACAATTGGATCATGCTTACAGATTGAGCCGCTTCTCTTGGCACATTGTTTTCCTTTCACAACTAGTGAAATTTCTTGTTTAAAGTACTGTCTTTGCTCAAATCGAATGATGACCTTTTCTGCTTCATCTAGGTCATCTACAGACAGACTTTCTTTTCCAAACATCAGTTTGAACTTGTCAATTTGTTCCTTCAGTGAGTTTGTCAGATTCTGATCTGATCGTGGATCAGTTTGTGTGAGAACTTTCCTTTTCTGGCTTATTAACTGTAGAAGAAGTCTCTTCAGTTTCAGCATCCAGGCAACTGCTTTCTTCAACCTGTTCCATGTTGAATAGTACTCAATCAGTTTGCTGGTCGGACTCTTTTCTTCCACACATGTACTGTTTACGATGACGTCTTTTCTCACCTCTGTATCATCCGGAGGGATGGAGCCAATCTCCTCGGGGACTTTCGGCCATTGTGTTTGTTCTCTCCAGGAATTTTGGTCCTTTGCACCATCTCTTTGAGTTCAGGAATGTTTCAACATGTAATCCTCTTGAGGCATCATCAGCTGGGTTGTGTTTGGAGTTCAAATACCTCCACTGTTTTGCTTTTGAAAGGTCACGGATCATAGCAACCCTATTAGCCACAAAGGTATGGAATTTCTTGGTATCGTTGCAGATGTATTTTAGCACAGACTGGCTGTCTGTCCAGAAAGTTGACTCCTCAAGTTCAATCTGGAGCTCCAACCTTAACATCCTGTCCACTCGCACTGCCAATGTTGCTGCGGCAAGTTCCAGTCTGGGGATCGTAATCTGCTTGAGTGGATTCACCCTTGATTTCCCCAGTATGAATGCGATGTGGACCTTTTCCATACCGTTTGTGAACCTAAGGTAGCTTGCCGTGCCATAACCTTGTTCACTTGCGTCACCGAAGTGATGCAGCTGTGCGGTCTTGACTTGACCAAAGTTCTCAGGCATCATACCCCTGTCTATCTGGAATCTGGAGAGCTGGTCCAGCTCGCCCCAGAATGGGGCGAGGAAACCTAATGAATCATAAATAGAACCTACTGAATCATAAATAGAGCTGACAGTTGAGAGAATACCTCTTCTTGTAAGGGGTCTGTTCTTGACAGTGACTCTGAAAGTGATGCGTTTACCTTCCATGTTCCATCGGATTCCAAGTGCTCTTTCAACAGGCAGCTTTTCTCTGTCCAGGTCCAGTTCTTTTATCTGCTTGGTTTTGTGTTCATCAGGGATAGAAGCCAGCACAGTGCGGCTGTTGCTGACCCACTTGGTCAGTTTGAATCGACCCTGAGAGCACACATCCCTGAGTTTTTTTGTGAGAGCTGTCTTGTTCTTCTGTGGCAACTGACTTGAGGCAGTCATCAACATAGAAGTTGGACTTGACTGTTTGAATCACCTCTTCATTGTACCTCTCACAATTGTCTTCTGCAGTCTTTCGCAGTGCAAATTTTGCACAACTTGGAGAGGATATAGCACCGAAAAGATGTAAGATGTCATTCTGTACTCTTTTGTTAGTATCACCGTCCGGCCACCATAGGAATCGCAGGAAGTCTAAGTCATCTTCATGGACACGAACGTGATGGAACATTCCTTCGATGTCTGCCATCATGGCAATGTGCTCTTGCCGAAATCTTAGCAAGACTCCTATAAGCGTGTTTGCCAGGTCAGGGCCTTGAAGGAGTTCACTGTTAAGAGATGTACCTTTATAGGAGGATGAACATGTACCTTTATAGGAGGATGAACAGTCAAACCCCACTCGTATTGTTCCTTTGCGCTTATGGTGAACGCCATGGTGTGGTATGTACCATACCTTGCCTTTCTGAGGAGCTGTTCTTGTGGTACCTTCTCGGCGTAACCTTTTGTTATCATCTCTTCCATGAAGCCTTTGTACTCTGCAGCGTAACCTTTGTCCTTCTTGAACTTCCTGATAATATTTAGAGCCCGCTGCTTTGCCATGTCACGATTGTTTGGCAGGACTACATCTTTGTTGCGAAAGGGCAACGGTAAGTAGTAGTGACGGTCTTTGAGGGTTATGGAGCTTGATACTATCTCCATAAACTTACGATCCTCAGCTGACATCTCACTTTTCTCTTCATACTCCCTCAAGGAAGTCATGGTTGTACTGATTTACAAGAAGAACCCCCAGGTCGGCCATTGAGATACGATTGGCCATCACCGTTGGACGTCCATATTCTTCTGCCAGGGTACAATTGTTAAGAGGACAGTTCATCAGCCATCCAAAGACGGTTTTCACTGCATACGGTCCATTGCCTTGGCTATTTAAGATTTGCCAGGGTTCCATTGCCTTTGGAGCATTTACGCCAATCAGGAGTTCGACGTCGGCATCAATCTCCTTCAACTGAACCTCTTTCAGGTATGGCCACCTTTTGAGATCTTTCTGAGTGGGAATGTTCTCTCTTGTCACTGGGATCTTATTCTGGGTGTAGACCTTTGGTAATGCAAGAAATGTGTCGCCTTCCACGTTGCCAATCTCTAATCCAGATATCTCGAAGCTCTTGGTAGGACTCTCCTGCCCCATTGTGTGTAGCAGAATTTCAGCCTCACTGCCTTTAGCTTTCAGCTGCCTCATGAGTCTCTCCGTACAAAATGTTGCTGAGCTTACTAGAATAGAGAAACGCAtaggttaacctctctagggtacgtgagatggtagcgtcccacctcttcaacagccagtgaaactgcagggcgccaaattaaaaacagaaatcccataattaaaattcctcaaacatacatgtattttacaccattttaaagatacacttgttgtaaatccagccacagtgcccgatttcaaaaaggctttacgacgaaagcaaaccaaatgattgttaggtgagtgcctattcacagaataacagacatttttccagccaaagagaggattcacaaaaagcagaaatatagataaaatgaatcactaacctttgatgatcttcatcagatgacactcataggacttcatgttacacaatacatgtatgttttgttcggtaatgttcatatttatatccaaaaatctgagtttacattggcgccttacgttcagaagttccaaaacatcctttgatttcacagagagccacatcaatttacaggaatactcatcaaacattgctaaaagatacaactgttatgcatggaattttagatgcacttctccttaatgcaaccgctgtgtcagatttcaaaaaagctttacgaaaaaagcaacccatgcaataatctgagtcggcgcacAGAGCCCAATCAAAacacaaatatagccgccatattatgcagtcaacagaagtcagaagtaacattataaacattcacttacctttgatgatcatcagaatgcactcccaggaatcccagttccacaataaatgtttgttttgttcgataatgtccatcaattatgtccaaattcctccttgttgttctagcgttcagtacactttccaaactcacgacgcgcgggcaggtccagcggaaagtacggacgaaaagttaaaaaagttatattacagtacgtaaaaacatgacaaatgaattatttaatcaatctttaggatgtttttaacataattcttcaataatgttccaaccggagtattccattgtcttcagaagtgcgatggaacagagcgatggaacagagcccgctctcacgtgaacgcgcatggtcagggcatgttcaggtcatgatagacctgactcattcctctctccttcggccccacttcacagtagaggcatcagacaaggttctaatgactgttgacatctagtggaaggcttaggaagtgcaacattaccaatatcccatcaaaaagaaaggaggaccaaggcactcgtcatataattaattaaaatgcctttattacaaagtttttaaaaaccgacgcgtttcggctgcatggccttcgtcagggatgCATCGGTTTttaaaaactttgtttctattgaacatgctatactaataaaggcattttaattaattatatgaagagtgccttggtcctcctttctgtttgatgaccaattcaccccttttaccaaagagcaccttctatctaccaaaatgtactattgtgtaccttagtagcgcttcccttcctcctctttctactaattaccaatatcccactgtatcttcaacaggagctgagttgaaaattgaccaacctcagatttcccatttcctggttggattttttctcagttttttgcctgccatatgagttctgttatactcacagacatcattcaaacagttttagaaacttcagagtgttttctatccaactctactaataatatgcatattctagcttttatggctttgtagcaggccgtttactctgagcatgcttttcatccagacgtgaaaatactgccccctaccccaaagaacaCAGACTTGCTTCCATTTGCCACTTTTACTTGAACTGGCAAATTGCAAGTGCACAGTCTGTACCGGCCCCGGTATCTTCACCAGCTTCCAGTGAAACAAGAGCACTGCTGACAGTCTCCTCCCGCTTTACTGCTACACCACTCATATCTGCCTTTTGAGATTTAAATCTCACTCTTCCTTCAATGTGCAGGATAGTGGGGTGCTTTCTTTGACAGCTCTGACAGGTCATCCTTCTTTTACATTCTCTGCTTAAGTGTCCTCTCATCAACCAGCCAAAACAAAGGCCTTTTGATCTCAAACTCAACCTTGAATTCATGTGGCTGTGCCTTCACCTGTTGGCAGTCGACCAATAAATGCTCACCAGCACAAAATATACATGAGATACTGGGAGCATCAGAAGGGTAGGTGCCTGGTCTCTTTACTTTGAACGTTTGTTCTTTTAAATGTTTTTCAGGGTCACAATCTGCCACTACAGCTACTGCAGTGGCAAAGCTGCTTCCCCTACTCTTGGACTTGAACTGCTGTTTAAAGTCAGCTTCTGTTTTGGTTTTTAAAAACGCTTTGTTGGACAGGGGATCTTGAATATCTCCATACAACAGATCCTGCAGTATTTTGGACTGTTTTTCCATGAACGTCACCAGGACACTGAACTGGGCTCTCAGGTGGCTTCTCTCTAAAATATCACATGCTGTAGACCTCCATTTTTCCCTTAGTTTGTAGGGAAGTTTTGACATGATCAACTTTATGTTGGAGGGAAGATTAAGCTCTTCCATGTTCTGTAGGTCTTGCATAGCGTTACAGCAACCTCATAGATAGAGTGCATAACCACCCAGTCCCTTTCCATCATCTGGTTTGATGTTTGTCCAGTTCCAAGCCTTTTCCATGTAAGCAGTGGTGACTGATTTCATTGCCAAAGTGTTCCTTTAACAACCTCTTAGCCTCTGCATAGCCTCTTCTGGCTTCCATATGCAGACAACTACGACCAGATCCTTGGGCTGACCAGAGGTGTACTGTTCCAGGTAATAGAGCCTATCCTGGTGACTGCTTGTCTTATCTTCTATACCATGCTCAAATGCACGCATGGCCTAAAGTTTAGAGGATCACCGTCAAACATAGGTATCTCTCTAACAGGGAGTGTGGCCTGTTTGT
The sequence above is a segment of the Salvelinus alpinus chromosome 33, SLU_Salpinus.1, whole genome shotgun sequence genome. Coding sequences within it:
- the LOC139563362 gene encoding uncharacterized protein, with translation MLMTASSQLPQKNKTALTKKLRDVCSQGRFKLTKWVSNSRTVLASIPDEHKTKQIKELDLDREKLPVERALGIRWNMEGKRITFRVTVKNRPLTRRGILSTVSSIYDSVGSIYDSLGFLAPFWGELDQLSRFQIDRGMMPENFGQVKTAQLHHFGDASEQGYGTASYLRFTNGMEKVHIAFILGKSRVNPLKQITIPRLELAAATLAVRVDRMLRLELQIELEESTFWTDSQSVLKYICNDTKKFHTFVANRVAMIRDLSKAKQWRYLNSKHNPADDASRGLHVETFLNSKRWCKGPKFLERTNTMAESPRGDWLHPSG